The genomic stretch AACTTCAATCCAGAAAAGAAAAGCGCCAGGTTCAAGTGGCCAGCCGCAGCCGTGATTCTGGCAGCAGTCAACCTGCTGCTTCTAAACAAGACACAAGCAGTAACCAGTCCTCCAATTCACGCGTCTTAACAGGATTTGAAGTAACTTGGTATAACATTAACGGCATCACAGCGAGTGGCCGCCCAACCCAAGACGGGGTAACCATCGCCGTTGATCCAAACATCATCCCGCTTGGAACATGGGTGAAAATCACATTTCCGGACGGTACGGTTAAAAAACGGCGGGCCGATGATACTGGCGCAGCCATCCGGGGACGAAAAATCGATATTTACAAGGATGCGCCAGACAGTGATCTTTTATCATTGGGGCGTGTCACTGGGGTGAAAGTGGAAATCCTCGATTAATGTTCACTTAATAATGTTTATAATGTTCGCTTTCACATTCCTCTCACTACCAATAGCGACCCGTTGATAAAGGGTCGCTATTGGTTTTTAAAATCTATAATAGGATGGGTATTTATACGTCTTAATGAAATTCCACATCAATTCTCTTCCGGTTGGTCCGTTCCTGCTTAGGCATGCGGATTTCCAAAATCCCTTGTTTGTATGTGGCTTTGGTCCCTTCTGCTGAGACAGGTGCCGGCAGGGGAACAGTGCGTTGAAAGCGGCCGCTAAACCGTTCCTTGCGATACATGTGTTCCTCTTGTACTTCTTGCACCCGGTTGATCACACCGCTGATGGTCAGCTGTTGCTCTTGTACGTCAATGTCTACATCCTCTTTTTTCTCCAGTCCCGGGAGTTCACATGAAGCAATCACCTCTGTGTCCGTTTCATATACATCCACCCGGGGTATATTCAGCTCTTGATTAAACAGCGGCAAATCGTGAAAAAAACGGTCCAGATCCCTGCGCATATGTTCCAAACGCCTGAATGGTTCGTATGGTATTAAAGCCATATATCTTCCTTCCCTCCACTTTTTCTTTAACTGTGAATGTGATCAATGACTATTATTTACTGACGCCAGTGGTTTTATACCACTAAAACGTTGTAAAATAATATAGAATATAGATAATATCTCGTCCAGAGTATAGAAAGATGCTCACAATGGGAATCATAAAAACGTCTAAGATAGGAGTGAAAAAGCG from Caldalkalibacillus thermarum encodes the following:
- a CDS encoding 3D domain-containing protein, whose product is MSSNTKWVLIGLILLTIIGLQLYALYEIPRSYAEEIKAIQQEKEALETEKASLEQENTQMESELADLKEELQSIEKRFEETQQELENTIKELEKDLEESNEKIQQLQQINQQKEQENKRLQRELQSRKEKRQVQVASRSRDSGSSQPAASKQDTSSNQSSNSRVLTGFEVTWYNINGITASGRPTQDGVTIAVDPNIIPLGTWVKITFPDGTVKKRRADDTGAAIRGRKIDIYKDAPDSDLLSLGRVTGVKVEILD
- a CDS encoding Hsp20/alpha crystallin family protein; protein product: MALIPYEPFRRLEHMRRDLDRFFHDLPLFNQELNIPRVDVYETDTEVIASCELPGLEKKEDVDIDVQEQQLTISGVINRVQEVQEEHMYRKERFSGRFQRTVPLPAPVSAEGTKATYKQGILEIRMPKQERTNRKRIDVEFH